In Sulfuricurvum sp., a single window of DNA contains:
- the def gene encoding peptide deformylase, whose protein sequence is MILPIITYPNKQLKTRSVEVTNFDELLHRFLDDMFDTMMSSNGIGLASIQVANPIRAIILCIPDEDGKQHKENLIEIINPVIHTPRGNVLYQEGCLSVPGFYEDVERYESLTLHYQNRHGEPCVLHATDLLSIAIQHEIDHLEGKLFIEKLSYHRRKKFEKEYKKAQKEKK, encoded by the coding sequence ATGATTCTCCCAATTATTACTTATCCAAACAAACAGCTTAAAACCCGTTCCGTTGAGGTAACCAATTTTGATGAGTTGCTGCACCGTTTTTTAGATGATATGTTTGATACCATGATGAGTTCAAACGGTATCGGATTAGCCTCGATACAAGTTGCCAATCCGATTCGTGCCATTATCCTTTGTATACCGGACGAAGACGGCAAACAACACAAAGAGAATCTCATCGAAATTATCAATCCGGTTATCCATACCCCAAGAGGAAATGTCTTATACCAAGAGGGATGTTTGAGTGTTCCCGGTTTCTATGAAGATGTAGAACGTTACGAATCGCTAACTCTTCACTACCAAAATCGGCACGGCGAGCCTTGTGTTCTCCATGCCACAGACCTACTCTCTATCGCAATCCAACATGAAATCGATCATTTGGAAGGGAAGCTTTTCATCGAAAAACTCTCATATCATCGCCGAAAAAAATTTGAAAAAGAGTATAAAAAAGCTCAAAAAGAAAAAAAATAA
- a CDS encoding diguanylate cyclase yields MATIADPKRSQRQSGEEGFISASSLGDPTSDLEIFAKEVLTALISDNLPPTPNNFSLYFDRILEEKSESLRRQIGAILELEEGNEDEKSIELEKNLKRGFSSVKSILQLSATLYKNISLMEKILDKRKEEIKSIPSLSGASDLLASLGNDIGKLSGILKKQVVHMKTIYEETATIVKQVENDTIFDNQYGVYNKRYLITRLEQERNLIDEFKHKSSLITVRLSKDANTSQSEKAQQLMVRTVARLLLKTSRRSDVVAHYGEGIFAMVLKHTDLESAKRASERLFDLVASSNFFLAEQEIQLRIAIGVAELNASVGVEQTLVCTLNAMEAADKEPTLRYMVCNS; encoded by the coding sequence ATGGCGACGATCGCTGATCCTAAACGCTCACAACGCCAAAGCGGCGAAGAGGGATTTATCAGTGCCAGCTCGTTAGGTGATCCTACCAGCGATCTTGAAATATTCGCAAAAGAGGTCCTCACCGCCCTCATCTCCGATAATCTCCCCCCTACTCCGAATAATTTTTCCCTCTATTTCGACCGTATTTTGGAAGAAAAAAGCGAAAGCCTTCGCCGTCAAATCGGTGCTATTTTAGAGCTCGAAGAGGGTAATGAGGATGAAAAAAGCATTGAGCTGGAAAAAAACCTCAAACGGGGCTTTTCTTCCGTTAAAAGTATTTTGCAGCTGAGTGCCACACTCTATAAAAATATCTCTTTGATGGAAAAGATTTTAGATAAACGGAAAGAGGAGATCAAAAGTATCCCTTCCTTAAGCGGAGCCAGTGATCTGCTGGCCTCTTTAGGAAACGACATCGGTAAACTCAGCGGTATTCTAAAAAAACAAGTCGTTCATATGAAAACTATCTATGAAGAGACCGCTACAATTGTTAAACAAGTTGAAAATGACACGATTTTTGATAACCAATACGGTGTCTACAACAAGCGGTATCTTATTACACGACTTGAGCAAGAACGCAATCTTATTGATGAGTTCAAACACAAAAGTTCTCTTATCACTGTACGGCTCTCCAAAGATGCCAATACGAGTCAAAGTGAAAAAGCGCAGCAGTTAATGGTACGTACGGTCGCCCGGTTACTCCTTAAAACATCACGTCGCAGTGATGTTGTTGCCCATTACGGTGAAGGTATTTTTGCTATGGTACTTAAACATACCGATCTAGAGAGTGCAAAGCGGGCATCTGAGCGTCTATTTGATCTTGTCGCCTCCAGTAACTTTTTCCTGGCCGAGCAGGAAATTCAACTGCGTATCGCCATCGGCGTTGCCGAACTTAACGCATCCGTCGGGGTTGAACAGACCCTCGTATGCACACTAAACGCTATGGAAGCGGCAGACAAGGAACCAACCCTCCGCTACATGGTCTGTAATTCGTAA
- a CDS encoding multiubiquitin domain-containing protein: MQEHKVDYDEIVRLSGLIGTDTTSFLISYERGVGNASGNLSQGESIVLKDGMVFNVTNCNRS, from the coding sequence GTGCAAGAGCATAAAGTTGACTACGATGAGATTGTTAGGTTGTCAGGTCTTATCGGAACTGACACAACATCATTTCTGATTTCGTATGAACGCGGCGTTGGTAATGCCAGTGGAAATCTTTCCCAAGGTGAATCTATTGTCCTTAAGGACGGGATGGTATTTAATGTCACAAACTGTAATCGATCATAG
- a CDS encoding DUF1294 domain-containing protein, giving the protein MIQIVFYLVSINIGTFILFGLDKYFAVNKMWRISNRMLLSTSICGGSVGALLGQKYFRHKTKSFEGIFPILIFLHGLCIFGYLIYLGSV; this is encoded by the coding sequence ATGATTCAGATCGTTTTTTATCTCGTCAGCATCAATATCGGAACGTTTATTTTATTTGGATTAGATAAATATTTTGCCGTCAATAAAATGTGGCGGATCAGCAATAGAATGCTCCTCTCAACTTCGATTTGCGGTGGAAGTGTCGGTGCTTTGCTGGGGCAGAAATATTTTAGACATAAGACAAAATCTTTTGAAGGGATATTTCCGATCTTAATTTTCCTTCATGGTCTATGCATATTTGGCTATTTAATATACTTAGGATCAGTCTAA
- a CDS encoding WYL domain-containing protein — translation MSKLISLDMAVASIIHKISDLTEGISLRDEAAQLNVNLDSLRKRFGEVVDMYYDGEIDYYPSQHMWKAHKHHFLETTLLSPEEAVILAGIRRNATHYGYGLKETVHRIVNRYVRRRHLRLLQKDSVEKTDDNMLDTFATIKTAVRKGRYLKIIYRNKERKVIPLQIVNLEFYWYLVAEVHTEKWQGILTYTAALIEDIQITEELFDKTHRNSLMLKIRGIEQGMNAFYKPYGEIKNKIELLVPDNFNTFLERAPYFSLWEDTQMRVKINDEIWRIYAVISTDENYLDVIPTIQKYMPKIVVRDIPGNADLIAKMRKSSEEYAAVFTASRSIMKC, via the coding sequence ATGAGCAAGCTTATTTCACTCGATATGGCAGTTGCATCAATTATCCATAAAATATCAGATCTTACAGAGGGGATAAGTCTTAGGGATGAGGCGGCACAACTAAATGTCAATCTCGATTCTCTCCGTAAGCGATTTGGTGAAGTTGTAGATATGTATTATGATGGTGAGATAGATTATTATCCCTCACAACACATGTGGAAAGCCCATAAACACCATTTCTTAGAAACAACCTTGCTTTCGCCTGAAGAAGCAGTTATATTGGCTGGAATTCGGAGAAATGCTACACATTATGGATATGGACTAAAAGAAACAGTGCATCGGATTGTTAATCGCTATGTTAGACGTCGTCATCTTAGACTTCTTCAAAAAGACTCAGTTGAAAAAACCGATGACAATATGCTTGATACTTTTGCAACAATTAAGACGGCTGTTCGTAAAGGACGTTATTTAAAAATAATCTATAGAAACAAGGAACGAAAGGTTATTCCGCTCCAGATTGTCAATCTCGAGTTTTATTGGTATCTTGTGGCGGAAGTACATACAGAGAAGTGGCAAGGGATTCTTACATATACTGCCGCACTTATTGAAGATATTCAAATCACAGAGGAACTTTTTGATAAAACGCATAGGAATAGTCTTATGTTGAAGATCCGTGGAATTGAACAGGGCATGAATGCCTTTTATAAACCATATGGTGAGATCAAAAATAAAATTGAATTGTTGGTTCCAGATAATTTTAATACTTTCTTGGAGCGAGCACCGTATTTTAGTTTGTGGGAAGACACACAAATGCGAGTGAAGATCAATGATGAGATATGGCGTATTTACGCTGTTATTTCAACTGATGAGAATTATCTTGATGTTATACCAACAATTCAAAAATATATGCCAAAAATTGTTGTACGCGATATTCCAGGGAATGCAGATCTTATTGCAAAGATGCGGAAATCGTCTGAAGAATATGCTGCAGTGTTTACAGCATCACGCAGCATTATGAAATGTTAA
- the tig gene encoding trigger factor: MQITTNKIDSANAKINAAITRGTIDSNIEKIANQLSKDVKIAGFRKGKVPVSAVKKQYGERLVQDAEAQALRDLLSAALEEMKIASDALIGEPQISKFEKNDNGIDVEVIIATRPAIELGDYAAMVPEVTKPAIDDAAITARIEELASAQAPLVNVDEDRALVSGDTALLDFEGFVDGEAFEGGKAENFSLRLGSGQFIPGFEDQVIGMKKGEEKTIDVTFPENYGGAKLAGKPAQFKIKINAIQTKEAVVIDDELAKKMLPGFEDASVDMLKEKVKEQLQSEAMSALYNDELKPNLMETFVAAYTIDLPEFIVEQEMDMALNKKARDLSEAQLEELRNDAEQVKAMRETFRDDACRAVKATFIVDALAKAENIIVNEQELMQTIYYEAMQMGQDPAAVYKHYQESGYLPAIQMAMIEDRVLSKLLNDKIKEA; encoded by the coding sequence ATGCAAATTACAACCAATAAAATCGACTCAGCCAACGCAAAAATCAACGCGGCCATTACTCGCGGTACTATCGATAGCAACATCGAAAAAATCGCCAATCAACTCTCTAAAGATGTAAAAATTGCCGGTTTCCGCAAAGGAAAAGTCCCCGTCAGCGCGGTGAAAAAGCAATACGGTGAGCGTTTGGTTCAAGATGCCGAAGCACAAGCACTACGCGACCTTTTGAGCGCAGCCCTCGAAGAGATGAAAATTGCATCAGATGCATTGATCGGTGAACCGCAAATTTCTAAATTTGAAAAAAACGACAACGGTATCGATGTTGAAGTCATCATAGCAACCCGCCCTGCAATCGAACTCGGCGACTACGCGGCAATGGTTCCGGAAGTAACAAAACCTGCTATCGACGATGCGGCTATTACAGCCCGTATCGAAGAGCTCGCATCAGCGCAAGCACCTTTGGTCAACGTCGATGAAGACCGTGCGCTTGTAAGCGGCGATACTGCACTTCTTGATTTTGAAGGATTTGTCGACGGTGAAGCATTCGAAGGCGGTAAAGCAGAAAACTTCTCTCTTCGTCTCGGAAGCGGACAATTCATCCCTGGTTTCGAAGACCAAGTAATCGGCATGAAAAAAGGTGAAGAAAAAACCATCGACGTAACCTTCCCTGAAAACTACGGCGGAGCAAAATTAGCGGGGAAACCGGCTCAATTTAAAATCAAAATCAATGCAATCCAAACCAAAGAAGCAGTAGTCATCGATGATGAACTTGCGAAAAAAATGCTTCCTGGATTTGAAGATGCAAGCGTTGATATGCTCAAAGAAAAAGTAAAAGAACAACTTCAAAGCGAAGCAATGAGCGCCCTCTATAACGACGAGCTTAAACCAAATTTGATGGAAACGTTTGTCGCTGCATACACCATTGATCTTCCTGAATTCATCGTAGAACAAGAGATGGATATGGCACTCAATAAAAAAGCTCGCGATTTAAGCGAAGCGCAACTTGAAGAGCTCCGTAATGATGCTGAACAAGTAAAAGCGATGCGTGAAACGTTCCGCGACGATGCATGCCGCGCCGTTAAAGCAACCTTCATCGTTGACGCATTGGCAAAAGCAGAAAATATCATCGTTAACGAGCAAGAATTGATGCAGACGATCTATTATGAAGCAATGCAAATGGGTCAAGATCCGGCAGCAGTTTACAAACACTATCAAGAATCAGGATATCTTCCTGCAATTCAAATGGCAATGATCGAAGATCGCGTACTCAGTAAATTGCTTAACGATAAAATCAAAGAGGCATAA
- a CDS encoding ThiF family adenylyltransferase, which yields MSQTVIDHSPDLKRLQNEGYSLFAQDGYLVIDDIPYLNSGKEVVTGRLITAYTQAGSKAVCSDHIVFFDGETPHDIEGRALNQIINGVSENVHSNSIKSRMRFSSKPDTGYKDIHHKMTSYIEMLAGPARVLDPSSTPRKYKAIPQNTDNSPFVYSDTNASRAGVQSISQKLSGQRIGIIGLGGTGSYILDFVAKTPVTEIRLIDGDEYYAHNAFRSPSAASIDELNAGMKKVVYHQQKYSKLHRGITIHPCYLSKETMDLLDGLDFVFIAIDQGSVKADIFAYLDLKGIPHIDVGMGVEITPSNTLRGAIRTTAFTNPSRLGLRRFINLKDDDDAIYSSNIQICELNAFNAVLAVVAWKRHMNFYHESVLVGQTSFNIDTMGLIGVDHES from the coding sequence ATGTCACAAACTGTAATCGATCATAGTCCTGATCTAAAACGGCTTCAGAATGAAGGGTATAGCCTCTTTGCTCAAGATGGATATTTGGTAATTGACGATATCCCTTATCTTAATTCAGGCAAAGAAGTTGTAACAGGAAGACTGATCACAGCATATACGCAAGCGGGCAGCAAAGCAGTATGCTCTGACCATATAGTCTTTTTTGACGGCGAAACGCCACACGATATTGAAGGAAGAGCACTCAATCAGATCATCAATGGTGTCTCCGAGAATGTGCATTCAAATAGTATCAAAAGTCGTATGCGATTTTCAAGCAAGCCAGATACGGGTTACAAAGATATTCATCACAAAATGACATCTTATATTGAAATGCTTGCTGGTCCGGCCAGGGTTCTAGACCCGTCCAGTACTCCAAGGAAGTATAAAGCTATTCCTCAAAACACGGATAACAGCCCCTTCGTATACAGTGACACCAATGCTAGCAGAGCTGGTGTACAATCGATTAGCCAAAAGCTATCGGGACAACGGATTGGTATTATTGGCCTTGGCGGCACAGGGTCATATATCCTTGATTTTGTAGCCAAAACACCTGTAACGGAAATTCGGCTTATAGACGGTGATGAATACTATGCACACAACGCTTTTCGATCACCATCAGCAGCAAGTATTGATGAGCTAAATGCCGGCATGAAGAAAGTAGTATATCATCAGCAAAAGTATTCGAAGCTGCACCGTGGAATCACTATTCATCCCTGCTATCTTTCAAAAGAAACTATGGATTTGCTGGATGGACTGGATTTCGTTTTCATAGCAATAGATCAAGGTTCCGTCAAAGCAGATATTTTTGCGTACCTCGATCTCAAAGGTATTCCTCACATAGACGTTGGCATGGGTGTCGAAATAACCCCATCAAATACCTTACGTGGGGCCATTCGCACGACAGCGTTTACTAATCCATCTCGGTTGGGGTTGAGACGATTCATTAATCTCAAAGATGACGATGATGCAATCTATAGTTCAAATATCCAGATCTGCGAACTCAACGCATTTAATGCCGTGTTGGCTGTTGTGGCTTGGAAACGCCATATGAACTTTTATCATGAAAGTGTACTTGTCGGACAGACCTCGTTCAATATCGATACAATGGGCCTAATAGGGGTTGATCATGAATCATAA
- a CDS encoding magnesium chelatase domain-containing protein, with product MKQLQCATFEGIDAKKVEVQFSATKGLPAFTIVGMANTAITESKERVKSALLSNSFTFPPKRLTVNLAPSDLRKEGSHFDLPIAALIALGNYEGEIGDWYVFGELGLDGNVTENTLLYPIILSLANQGAITRAIVPAVSLPKLSKIPGIEFFGVNSLTDTLNLLRAEELPQSQSHVSTFDFNHVTHNHQNYYFHQHYPLDFSEIKGQEHAKRSALIAACGMHNLLLEGSPGSGKSMIAKRLVHIMPPLHNDEMLECAKLEILEGKEPTFTPSRPFRSPHHSSTGASIFGGGCNFQ from the coding sequence ATGAAACAACTGCAATGCGCAACGTTTGAGGGAATTGATGCTAAGAAGGTTGAGGTTCAGTTTAGTGCCACAAAAGGGCTGCCGGCATTTACCATTGTCGGTATGGCCAACACTGCCATCACCGAGTCTAAAGAGCGGGTGAAATCAGCTCTATTGAGTAACAGTTTCACATTCCCCCCTAAACGTCTCACCGTCAATCTGGCTCCCAGTGATTTACGTAAAGAGGGTTCTCATTTTGATCTCCCAATCGCTGCACTCATCGCATTAGGAAACTATGAGGGAGAGATAGGCGATTGGTATGTATTCGGAGAGCTGGGGCTGGATGGAAATGTTACCGAAAATACCCTCCTCTACCCTATCATTCTCTCTTTGGCAAATCAAGGGGCAATCACACGCGCTATCGTTCCTGCAGTAAGCTTGCCCAAACTCTCTAAAATACCGGGGATTGAATTTTTCGGGGTTAACTCTCTAACCGATACGCTCAATCTGTTACGTGCCGAAGAACTTCCACAATCTCAGTCACATGTTTCTACTTTTGATTTTAATCACGTCACCCATAATCATCAAAACTATTATTTCCATCAACACTATCCTCTTGATTTTAGTGAAATCAAAGGTCAGGAACATGCCAAACGCTCTGCCCTGATCGCGGCATGCGGAATGCATAATCTCCTCCTAGAAGGCTCTCCCGGATCCGGTAAATCGATGATTGCCAAACGTCTGGTTCATATCATGCCGCCCCTCCATAATGATGAGATGCTCGAATGCGCAAAATTGGAGATATTAGAGGGAAAAGAGCCGACCTTTACCCCTTCGCGTCCATTTCGTTCACCCCATCACTCCAGCACAGGAGCAAGCATCTTCGGAGGCGGCTGTAATTTCCAGTAA
- a CDS encoding NifS family cysteine desulfurase — protein MQVYLDNNATTMVDPAVVEAMIPYFSEVYGNPNSLHRFGTASHPAITKAINQMYKAINASDNDDIIFTSCATESNNWVLKSVWVDKILNGDKNHIVTTEIEHPSVLSTCKFLEEQGVKVTYLPVNDQGIVEAHTLRSFITDKTALVSVMWANNETGMIFPIKEIGEICKEKGVLFHTDGVQAVGKIPVDMQDVHVDFMSLSAHKFHGPKGIGALYIRNSEELTPLLHGGEHMGGRRSGTLNVPYIVGMGKAIELATENIEEKMASIRAKRDRLEDALLSTLSDVFTVGNRENRTPNTILISIRGVEGEGMLWDLNNALIGASTGSACASESLEANTVMLAIGADNELAHTGIRLSLSRFTTDEEIDYVIEHFKSAVLRLRAISSSYAKVQPTPGGEAGECHIHH, from the coding sequence ATGCAAGTCTATTTAGACAACAATGCCACAACGATGGTCGACCCTGCCGTCGTAGAGGCGATGATCCCGTACTTTAGTGAAGTGTATGGAAACCCCAATTCGCTTCACCGTTTTGGTACCGCATCACATCCCGCAATTACCAAAGCGATCAATCAAATGTACAAAGCGATCAACGCGAGCGATAACGATGATATCATCTTTACCTCTTGTGCGACGGAATCGAACAATTGGGTCCTTAAATCAGTATGGGTGGATAAAATCCTCAACGGTGATAAAAATCATATCGTTACCACTGAGATTGAACACCCTTCGGTTCTTTCCACTTGTAAATTTCTCGAAGAGCAAGGTGTCAAAGTAACCTATCTTCCGGTCAATGATCAAGGGATTGTCGAAGCGCATACGCTTCGCAGTTTTATTACCGACAAAACGGCACTTGTGTCGGTTATGTGGGCAAACAATGAAACCGGAATGATTTTCCCGATCAAAGAAATCGGTGAAATCTGTAAAGAAAAAGGGGTTCTGTTCCATACGGACGGCGTTCAAGCCGTAGGCAAGATCCCTGTAGATATGCAAGACGTCCATGTCGACTTTATGTCATTATCAGCCCATAAATTCCACGGTCCGAAAGGGATCGGAGCACTTTATATTCGTAACTCTGAAGAACTTACTCCGTTGTTGCATGGTGGAGAGCATATGGGAGGTCGCCGTTCCGGTACCTTGAATGTTCCTTACATCGTCGGAATGGGGAAAGCGATTGAACTCGCGACTGAGAATATCGAAGAGAAAATGGCGTCGATTCGAGCGAAACGCGACCGTCTAGAAGATGCCCTTTTGTCAACATTATCCGATGTTTTTACGGTAGGAAACCGTGAGAACCGTACACCGAATACCATTCTTATTTCCATTCGCGGTGTCGAAGGGGAAGGGATGCTTTGGGATTTGAATAATGCTCTTATCGGTGCCTCTACCGGATCCGCGTGTGCGAGCGAAAGCTTGGAAGCCAACACCGTTATGCTCGCGATCGGTGCGGACAATGAGCTGGCGCATACAGGTATCCGCCTCAGTCTCAGCCGGTTTACAACCGATGAAGAGATCGATTATGTAATAGAGCATTTTAAAAGTGCTGTTTTACGCTTACGGGCCATTTCAAGCTCGTATGCAAAAGTACAACCGACTCCCGGCGGCGAAGCCGGAGAATGTCACATTCACCATTAA
- a CDS encoding DUF6527 family protein, translated as MNHKFVTTIPAAIEEQTLYISIEYKTAIHLCACGCGCEVVTPLSPSGWKMTYNGAVVSLHPSIGNWSLPCKSHYFIINDAIKWANAFDEEQITRTKAIDKRSHETYYGGNSDKQPVMPTHNQDTFIMKIKKVWKNLLG; from the coding sequence ATGAATCATAAATTTGTTACGACAATACCTGCCGCCATAGAAGAACAAACGCTTTATATTTCTATTGAATATAAAACAGCTATTCATCTTTGCGCATGCGGCTGTGGCTGTGAAGTAGTTACCCCTCTTTCACCAAGTGGGTGGAAAATGACATACAATGGAGCGGTTGTTTCATTGCATCCTTCTATTGGGAATTGGAGCTTGCCATGTAAATCACACTACTTTATTATTAATGACGCAATAAAATGGGCAAATGCTTTTGATGAAGAACAAATCACTCGCACTAAGGCCATCGATAAACGTTCTCATGAAACCTATTATGGTGGCAATAGTGACAAACAACCTGTTATGCCCACTCACAATCAAGATACTTTTATCATGAAGATAAAAAAAGTTTGGAAAAACTTACTGGGTTAA
- the clpP gene encoding ATP-dependent Clp endopeptidase proteolytic subunit ClpP gives MSYIPYVIEKTGRGERSYDIYSRLLKDRIIMLSGEVNDPVASSIVAQLLFLEAEDPQKDIYFYINSPGGVITSGMAIYDTMNYIRPDVCTICIGQAASMGAFLLSSGAKGKRYALPHARIMIHQPLGGAQGQATDIEIQAKEILRMKAELNEILAKNCGQSVKKLEKDTDRDNFMSAHEAVTYGIIDEVLIQKEKEEK, from the coding sequence ATGAGCTATATCCCTTACGTCATTGAAAAAACGGGTCGCGGTGAGCGCTCGTATGACATCTATTCACGTCTCCTGAAAGACCGTATTATCATGCTCAGCGGAGAGGTAAACGATCCTGTCGCTTCTTCGATTGTGGCACAATTGCTCTTTTTGGAAGCGGAAGATCCTCAAAAAGATATCTATTTTTACATCAATTCTCCCGGCGGTGTTATCACTTCCGGGATGGCGATCTATGATACGATGAACTACATCCGTCCCGATGTCTGCACTATTTGTATCGGTCAAGCGGCATCTATGGGTGCTTTCTTGCTCAGTTCGGGTGCAAAAGGAAAGCGCTATGCGTTGCCTCATGCACGCATCATGATCCATCAACCTCTCGGAGGTGCGCAAGGTCAGGCAACCGATATCGAAATCCAAGCCAAAGAAATTTTGCGCATGAAAGCAGAGCTCAATGAAATTTTGGCTAAAAACTGCGGACAAAGCGTTAAAAAACTTGAAAAAGATACCGATCGCGATAACTTTATGTCAGCTCATGAAGCGGTGACTTATGGTATCATCGATGAAGTACTTATTCAAAAAGAAAAAGAAGAGAAGTAA
- the fliI gene encoding flagellar protein export ATPase FliI: protein MPLKALRSRLGTEKLTTVFGTVTKISPTVIVAEGLHVSIGDTVVMVSEVNGAEALGMVSEVERNRFYITPFRFIEGFRAGDKVYPNQTGMMIEVGEALLGRVVDPFMNPIDGKGPIGGTHLESIIKAPIAAMKRGMIDEPFSVGVKTIDGLLTCGKGQKLGIFAGSGVGKSTLMGMIVRGADAPIKVVALIGERGREVPEFIEKSLGGNLENTVLVVATSDDSPLMRKYGAFSAMSVAEYFKGKGHDVLFMMDSVTRFAMAQREIGLALGEPPTSKGYPPSSLTLLPQLMERAGKEEGNGSITAFFTVLVEGDDLSDPIADQSRSILDGHIVLSRELTDFGIYPPIHILNSASRVMNDIITPEHLAAVRRFRRLYTLLKENEMLIRIGAYVQGTDRELDEAMAKKAKMEAFLSQESMSITHFQETIDQLIDLMGS, encoded by the coding sequence ATGCCGCTCAAAGCACTTCGCAGCCGTTTAGGGACTGAAAAGCTCACGACCGTGTTCGGTACTGTGACTAAAATCAGCCCTACCGTCATCGTTGCGGAAGGATTGCACGTCAGTATCGGCGATACCGTGGTGATGGTTTCAGAAGTTAACGGTGCAGAGGCATTGGGGATGGTAAGCGAAGTAGAACGCAACCGTTTTTACATAACGCCGTTTCGGTTTATCGAAGGGTTTCGTGCCGGAGACAAAGTGTATCCGAATCAGACCGGAATGATGATCGAAGTAGGGGAAGCGTTACTCGGACGGGTCGTCGATCCATTTATGAACCCTATCGATGGAAAAGGGCCTATCGGGGGGACTCATCTCGAGTCGATCATCAAAGCTCCTATCGCGGCGATGAAACGGGGGATGATCGATGAACCGTTTAGTGTCGGAGTCAAAACGATCGATGGATTGCTTACCTGCGGAAAAGGGCAAAAACTGGGAATTTTTGCGGGGAGCGGAGTCGGGAAATCGACCTTGATGGGGATGATTGTCCGCGGTGCCGATGCTCCGATCAAAGTAGTTGCCCTGATCGGGGAGCGGGGGCGTGAAGTTCCCGAATTTATCGAAAAATCGCTCGGCGGTAATCTCGAAAATACCGTTTTAGTTGTTGCGACCAGTGACGATTCACCGCTGATGCGGAAATACGGGGCCTTTAGCGCAATGAGTGTGGCGGAATATTTTAAAGGCAAAGGACACGATGTCCTTTTTATGATGGACTCGGTTACCCGTTTTGCAATGGCGCAGCGGGAGATCGGTCTGGCTTTGGGTGAACCGCCTACTTCAAAAGGATACCCTCCCTCATCGCTTACTCTATTGCCGCAGTTGATGGAACGTGCGGGTAAAGAGGAAGGCAACGGCTCGATAACCGCTTTTTTCACCGTACTTGTCGAAGGAGATGACCTGAGTGATCCGATCGCCGACCAATCGCGTTCGATTCTGGACGGTCATATTGTCCTTTCGCGTGAATTGACCGATTTCGGTATTTATCCTCCGATCCATATTTTGAATTCGGCTTCTAGGGTAATGAATGATATTATTACTCCTGAACATCTTGCGGCCGTCAGACGTTTTCGACGTCTCTATACACTGTTAAAAGAGAACGAGATGTTAATACGGATCGGTGCGTATGTGCAGGGGACCGATAGGGAGCTGGATGAGGCGATGGCTAAAAAAGCAAAAATGGAAGCCTTTCTTTCCCAAGAATCTATGAGTATTACTCACTTTCAAGAGACAATCGACCAGTTGATCGATTTGATGGGGAGTTGA
- the folE gene encoding GTP cyclohydrolase I FolE, translating to MSNPKDQQNFEEAVKTMMRYVGEDVNREGLEKTPGRVLKAYEFMFGGYQEDPQTILNSAMFSSSNDEMVLIKDIEFYSTCEHHLLPIIGRAHVAYIPDGKVVGLSKIPRVVDVFARRMQIQEQLTEQIADALMEAVSPKGVAVVIQARHMCMEMRGVQKISSTTTSSALRGLFKKDEKTRMEFFSLINSSSGNRY from the coding sequence ATGTCAAACCCAAAAGATCAGCAAAATTTTGAAGAAGCGGTCAAAACCATGATGCGCTATGTCGGAGAAGACGTAAACCGCGAAGGGTTGGAAAAGACGCCCGGGCGTGTTTTGAAAGCGTATGAGTTTATGTTCGGCGGCTATCAGGAAGATCCGCAGACGATTTTGAATTCAGCTATGTTTTCCAGCAGTAACGATGAAATGGTATTGATCAAAGATATTGAATTTTACTCAACCTGTGAGCACCATCTCCTGCCGATTATCGGTCGGGCGCATGTGGCGTATATTCCGGACGGGAAAGTCGTTGGACTCTCGAAAATCCCGCGCGTGGTCGATGTATTTGCACGTCGGATGCAGATCCAAGAACAGCTCACAGAGCAGATAGCGGATGCGTTGATGGAAGCGGTTTCTCCTAAAGGGGTTGCGGTTGTCATTCAAGCACGTCACATGTGTATGGAGATGCGCGGGGTTCAAAAAATCAGTTCAACTACGACGTCGAGTGCACTGCGCGGATTGTTTAAAAAAGATGAAAAAACGCGTATGGAATTTTTCAGTCTTATCAATTCTTCAAGCGGGAACCGTTACTAA